A stretch of the Alnus glutinosa chromosome 6, dhAlnGlut1.1, whole genome shotgun sequence genome encodes the following:
- the LOC133871533 gene encoding uncharacterized protein LOC133871533 — MDRSNLPFIPAYEDRDDEIDDEIFFLLSAIDSSDDDENTKMPQRNLPLRGAMYITYMLNSHPVPCFHMFCMEPPDFIALCFELKERQFIKSTRNLHVEESVAIFLLLTGHSQGQRIAANRFQHSTKTINRHYNKVLRALGHLAKVYIKVRHRTGVHPHVQGNPKYPWFKDCIGAVDETHIKAEHQRLFRGRKNECTHNIMEGTANDGRIFKDAVTTDQGFEWPTDGHYYVADSAYSCMRGFLPPYKGERYHLSHFCNRPLPRGYKELFNFRHSSLRMMIENCFSRLKRRWRILYDMPKYFLTRQPGIIMACCTLHNFIRTRNPNDQIFNGTDAVEPGMSEQPYAYGNNDEAGPSHSGQYDFSSAASDEMRNLREGIAHAMWDNAHGNEDGDN; from the exons ATGGACAGATCTAACCTCCCTTTTATACCCGCGTATGAAGATAGAGATGATGAAATTGATGACGAGATTTTCTTTTTACTGAGTGCGATTGACTCATCAGACGACGATGAAAACACCAAAATGCCGCAACGCAACTTGCCATTACGAGGGGCCATGTACATAACATACATGTTGAACAGTCACCCAGTGCCGTGTTTTCATATGTTTTGTATGGAGCCACCAGATTTTATagctttgtgttttgagttgaaGGAGCGCCAGTTCATAAAGAGTACAAGGAACCTTCATGTTGAGGAAAGTGTTGCTATATTTCTTTTGCTTACTGGGCACTCCCAAGGGCAACGGATCGCTGCAAATCGCTTTCAACACTCCACGAAGACAATAAATCGGCATTATAATAAGGTGTTGAGAGCACTGGGCCATCTGGCCAAGGTCTACATCAAAGTGAGACATAGGACTGGGGTGCACCCACATGTACAGGGTAATCCTAAATATCCTTGGTTCAAG GATTGTATTGGTGCAGTCGACGAAACACACATAAAGGCAGAGCACCAACGCCTCTTTCGTGGCCGCAAAAATGAGTGCACACATAACATTATG GAGGGAACCGCGAACGATGGTCGCATTTTTAAGGATGCTGTTACAACTGACCAAGGCTTTGAGTGGCCTACAGATG gGCACTATTATGTGGCGGATTCTGCATACTCATGCATGCGAGGTTTCTTGCCTCCGTATAAAGGGGAGAGGTATCATCTCTCCCATTTTTGTAATAGGCCTCTGCCCCGTGGGTACAAGGAACTGTTTAATTTCAGACACTCCTCACTACGAATGATGATTGAGAACTGCTTCTCCAGATTGAAGAGGAGATGGCGTATTTTATACGATATGCCTAAGTACTTCTTGACACGTCAACCTGGCATTATAATGGCATGCTGTACACTACACAACTTCATCAGGACACGTAATCCAAATGATCAAATATTCAACGGCACTGATGCAGTAGAACCAGGGATGAGTGAGCAGCCTTATGCATATGGCAACAATGATGAGGCAGGCCCCTCACATTCAGGACAGTATGACTTCTCATCTGCAGCTAGCGATGAAATGAGAAATCTTAGAGAAGGCATTGCACATGCAATGTGGGATAATGCACATGGAAACGAAGATggagataattaa